From a region of the Sesamum indicum cultivar Zhongzhi No. 13 linkage group LG3, S_indicum_v1.0, whole genome shotgun sequence genome:
- the LOC105158926 gene encoding putative 60S ribosomal protein L30-1, protein MVSAGKKTKKSHESINNRLALVMKSGKYTLGYKTVLKTLRNSKGKLILISNNCPPLRKSEIEYYAMLAKVGVHHYNGNNVDLGTACGKYFRVSCLSIVDPGDSDIIKSLPGDH, encoded by the exons ATGGTGTCCGCCGGCAAGAAGACG AAGAAGTCTCATGAGAGCATAAACAACCGGTTGGCTCTTGTGATGAAGAGTGGGAAATACACTCTTGGTTACAAGACCGTCCTCAAGACCCTCAGGAACTCCAAag GTAAGTTGATTTTGATATCTAACAACTGCCCACCTTTGAGGAAGTCAGAAATTGAGTACTACGCCATGCTTGCTAAAGTTGGCGTCCACCATTACAATGGAA ACAATGTTGATCTGGGAACTGCGTGCGGAAAGTACTTCCGAGTGTCGTGCCTCAGCATCGTTGACCCAG GTGACTCGGATATTATCAAATCTTTGCCCGGAGATCACTGA